In a genomic window of Streptomyces sp. SJL17-4:
- a CDS encoding biotin-dependent carboxyltransferase family protein: MTDRAVIVVRAGALTTVQDLGRTGYAHLGVPRSGALDPSAVRLVNRLVGNPEAAAVLETTVNGCAVRPRRAVTVAVGGAPCPVRVDGRPAAWGTAVRVPAGSVLEIGAATRGLRAYVAFGGGVGVEPVLGSRSTDLLSGLGPAPLAEGTVLPLGPDTGTGTAVRGSVDAPPWPGPPDELVLRVRLGPREDWFTAAALRTLATRAYRVSPASNRIGLRLEGPVLERALHGEPASEGMVLGAVQVPPDGRPVVFLADHPTTGGYPVVGVVREADLGAAAQAVPGTPVRFTPVR, encoded by the coding sequence ATGACCGACCGGGCCGTCATCGTGGTCCGGGCCGGGGCGCTGACGACCGTGCAGGACCTGGGGCGCACCGGGTACGCGCATCTCGGGGTGCCCCGCTCGGGCGCTCTCGACCCGTCGGCCGTACGCCTCGTGAACCGGCTCGTCGGCAACCCGGAGGCCGCGGCCGTCCTGGAGACCACCGTCAACGGCTGCGCCGTGCGACCCCGTCGCGCGGTCACCGTGGCGGTGGGGGGCGCGCCCTGCCCGGTACGGGTGGACGGGCGCCCGGCCGCCTGGGGAACCGCGGTCCGCGTGCCTGCCGGGTCGGTTCTGGAGATCGGCGCGGCCACCCGCGGGCTGCGCGCGTATGTGGCGTTCGGCGGCGGAGTCGGCGTCGAGCCGGTGCTGGGGAGCCGCTCCACCGACCTGCTGTCCGGACTGGGGCCGGCGCCGCTGGCCGAGGGAACGGTCCTGCCCCTGGGGCCGGACACGGGCACGGGCACGGCGGTACGGGGTTCGGTCGACGCTCCCCCGTGGCCGGGCCCGCCCGACGAACTGGTCCTGCGGGTCCGGCTCGGGCCGCGCGAGGACTGGTTCACGGCCGCGGCGCTCCGGACCCTCGCCACGCGCGCGTACCGGGTGTCCCCGGCGAGCAACCGCATCGGCCTGCGCCTTGAGGGTCCGGTCCTCGAACGGGCCCTGCACGGCGAGCCGGCCAGCGAGGGCATGGTCCTGGGCGCGGTCCAGGTGCCACCCGACGGGCGGCCCGTGGTGTTTCTCGCCGACCATCCGACGACCGGGGGCTATCCGGTGGTCGGCGTGGTCCGGGAGGCGGATCTGGGTGCTGCGGCGCAGGCGGTGCCGGGCACGCCGGTGCGGTTCACACCAGTGCGCTGA
- a CDS encoding allophanate hydrolase subunit 1 gives MRSTAPRALRVGERALLVELAGGEETEAFHAELLRRRAAGTLPAVREIVPAARTVLLDGVTDPDRLAAELSGWEVGPLPARVGGAIEIPVRYDGPDLAEVAALWGVSVEAAVRIHTATEFRVAFCGFAPGFGYLTGLDERYGVPRRATPRTTVPAGSVALAGPYTGVYPRSSPGGWQLIGTTDTVLWDTGREPAALLTPGTRVRFTADGAATGGGR, from the coding sequence GTGAGGTCCACCGCCCCGCGCGCGTTGCGCGTGGGCGAGCGGGCGCTCCTGGTGGAGCTGGCCGGGGGCGAGGAGACGGAGGCGTTCCACGCCGAGCTGCTGCGCCGACGGGCGGCCGGCACGCTGCCCGCCGTACGGGAGATCGTGCCGGCGGCGCGGACGGTGCTGCTCGACGGGGTGACGGACCCGGACCGGCTGGCGGCCGAGTTGAGCGGCTGGGAGGTGGGGCCGCTCCCCGCGCGCGTGGGCGGGGCGATCGAGATCCCGGTCCGCTACGACGGGCCCGACCTCGCGGAGGTCGCCGCGCTCTGGGGCGTGTCGGTCGAGGCGGCGGTACGGATCCACACGGCGACCGAGTTCCGGGTCGCGTTCTGCGGGTTCGCTCCGGGCTTCGGCTATCTGACGGGGCTCGACGAGCGGTACGGGGTGCCGCGGCGCGCCACGCCACGTACGACCGTCCCGGCAGGCTCGGTCGCCCTGGCAGGCCCGTACACGGGCGTGTACCCGCGCTCCTCTCCCGGTGGCTGGCAGCTGATCGGCACGACGGACACGGTGCTCTGGGACACCGGTCGGGAGCCGGCCGCGCTGCTGACTCCGGGCACACGGGTCCGCTTCACGGCGGACGGCGCCGCGACGGGGGGCGGACGATGA
- a CDS encoding 5-oxoprolinase subunit PxpA, which produces MRTPPDQSPAEALIDLNADLGEGFGRWTLTDDEQLLSVVTSANVACGFHAGDAATMRRVCELAAARGVRIGAQVSYRDLAGFGRRSMDVPAAELAAEVAYQIGALEVFARAAGARVAYVKPHGALYNRVVRDEEQAAAVVEGVLLADRSLPVLGLPGSRLHEAAKEAGLPVVPEAFGDRAYRADGTLVPRGQVGAVVSDPDAVVERSVAMARFGVVTAHCGSSVAVRPRSLCLHGDTPGAVDLARRVRERLQGSGVRVEAFA; this is translated from the coding sequence ATGCGCACGCCCCCGGACCAGAGCCCGGCCGAGGCCCTGATCGACCTCAACGCCGATCTCGGTGAGGGTTTCGGACGCTGGACGCTCACCGACGACGAACAGCTTCTGTCCGTCGTGACCAGCGCCAACGTGGCGTGCGGCTTCCACGCCGGGGACGCGGCCACCATGCGGCGGGTCTGCGAGCTCGCCGCCGCGCGCGGGGTACGGATCGGGGCCCAGGTCTCGTACCGGGACCTGGCCGGTTTCGGGCGGCGCTCGATGGACGTGCCGGCCGCGGAGCTGGCGGCCGAGGTGGCGTACCAGATCGGCGCTCTCGAGGTCTTCGCACGGGCCGCCGGCGCGCGCGTGGCGTATGTGAAGCCGCACGGCGCGCTCTACAACCGGGTGGTCCGGGACGAGGAGCAGGCGGCGGCGGTCGTCGAGGGCGTCCTGCTCGCGGACCGCTCGCTGCCGGTCCTGGGGCTGCCGGGGTCACGGTTGCACGAGGCCGCGAAGGAGGCCGGTCTGCCGGTGGTCCCCGAGGCCTTCGGCGACCGGGCCTACCGGGCGGACGGCACGCTGGTGCCGCGCGGGCAGGTGGGGGCGGTCGTCAGCGACCCGGACGCCGTGGTGGAACGGTCGGTGGCCATGGCCAGGTTCGGGGTGGTCACGGCGCACTGCGGCAGTTCCGTGGCGGTGCGGCCGCGGTCGCTGTGCCTGCACGGCGACACCCCGGGCGCGGTGGACCTCGCCCGGCGGGTACGAGAGCGCCTCCAGGGTTCCGGTGTACGGGTGGAGGCCTTCGCGTGA
- a CDS encoding GntR family transcriptional regulator has protein sequence MTASEAGDLTADRVLLGRTSTAERVADILRTRVAEGYFPPGTRLSEEGIGGALGVSRNTLREAFRLLTHERQLVHELNRGVFVRVLAVDDVDDIYRTRRLVECAVVRGLGQPPYALDALAVAVVEGEAAARAGDWQGVATANIHFHRELVALAGSARTDELMRSVLAELRLAFHVVDDPRVLHEPYLARNREILDALRAGERTTAERLLVRYLDDSRTRVAAAYARAVDTPAGPAD, from the coding sequence GTGACAGCGAGTGAAGCCGGGGACCTGACCGCCGACCGCGTCCTGCTCGGGCGCACGAGCACGGCGGAGCGCGTCGCGGACATCCTGCGTACCCGGGTCGCCGAGGGCTACTTCCCGCCCGGCACCCGGCTCTCCGAGGAGGGCATCGGCGGCGCGCTCGGTGTGTCCCGCAACACCTTGCGGGAGGCCTTCCGGCTCCTCACCCACGAGCGGCAGCTCGTCCACGAGCTCAACCGCGGGGTCTTCGTCCGGGTCCTGGCGGTCGACGACGTGGACGACATCTACCGGACCCGCCGGCTCGTCGAGTGCGCCGTCGTACGCGGCCTCGGGCAGCCCCCGTACGCCCTCGACGCGCTCGCCGTGGCCGTGGTGGAGGGCGAGGCCGCGGCCCGCGCGGGCGACTGGCAGGGCGTCGCCACGGCCAACATCCACTTCCACCGCGAACTCGTCGCCCTCGCGGGCAGCGCCCGTACCGACGAGCTGATGCGGAGCGTCCTCGCCGAACTCCGTCTCGCGTTCCACGTCGTCGACGACCCGCGCGTCCTGCACGAGCCGTACCTGGCGCGGAACCGCGAGATCCTGGACGCCCTGCGGGCCGGTGAGCGGACCACGGCGGAAAGGCTCCTCGTCCGCTACCTCGACGACTCCCGCACCCGCGTCGCCGCCGCGTACGCGAGGGCCGTCGACACCCCGGCGGGCCCGGCGGACTGA
- a CDS encoding nitrate- and nitrite sensing domain-containing protein — protein MRFRGKSIRRKIVALLLVPLVSLTCLWGFSTVLTGREADQLLDVGYIVDKVGYPLEDTARVIQLERRQSLIYLADPRGSDTLGSLKETRRATDRQIARIRANAADPGVREEMRPVTAQRLTSLLEALEGIASLRRSVEKRDIGRMQALEFYNRLVDPCYSFLITLHALENVEMDKQGRALVGITRARELLSREDALVLSALVADRVTAQEIREISDLVAIREQFYEVNLELLPTADRNRFEKYWRSPDSQPLRNAENAIIEQGPTDSPRAVTPAYWQDNASPVLDDLARENTAAGDRYQDRVQPAAYSVLLKAGVAGVLGFLALLASIVISVRIGRDLIRDLRRLQKEAQEVSGVRLPSVMRRLAAGEQVDVGTEVPHLGYGQDEVGQVGQALNTLQRAAVEAAVKQSELRRGVSEVFVNLARRNQVLLHRQLTLLDTMERRTEDTDELADLFRLDHLTTRMRRHAEGLVILSGAAPSRQWRKPVQLMDVVRAAVAEVEDYERIEVRRLPRLGVGGPAVADLTHLIAELLENATVFSPPHTAVQVLGERVANGFTLEIHDRGLGMNPDALLDANLRLAETPEFELSDTDRLGLFVVSRLAQRQNVRVSLQTSPYGGTTAVVFIPAALLTDAPETQGAGFRLDRKTLGRTGPADGETADDGVLPSRRPALARVPDVTGTPGPLDGPVELEGPLGSEEFDVLLDGAADLLDTESERGGLFRPRGRRRTGLAPAGEQHQQATDRANGPGEEEDKPADAGVLGPVPLPRRRTPTLVVDHGRRLDEPNRGRGVDEPDRGRSLPGQDRGRAVDGQDRVRAVDGPDRGHGIDGPDRGRGVDRADRSRGGDGADRAHALPDLDHPPIGRAHPAHGRVTEGFGRVTDGPGVAGHHPYGSGQDDRPVRQDGRPVPPSGTGRPGDQPVPPRGTGRPHGLPGAPRGNGPTLVPVPPEGPVRPEGLVRPEGPVPPSASPEPFGGLPRRVRQASLAPQLRATDGPAERGTGGRADARTSGGASPADPDSFERDAEEVRARMAAMQRGWQRGRQHNADPDDPTAPGTTPEGDGR, from the coding sequence ATGCGCTTTCGCGGGAAGTCCATCCGCCGGAAGATCGTGGCGTTGCTGCTCGTACCGCTCGTCTCCCTGACCTGCCTGTGGGGTTTCTCCACGGTCCTCACCGGACGCGAGGCCGACCAGCTCCTCGACGTCGGCTACATCGTCGACAAGGTCGGCTACCCCCTTGAGGACACCGCCCGGGTCATCCAGCTCGAACGGCGCCAGTCACTGATCTACCTCGCCGACCCCCGGGGCTCCGACACCCTCGGCTCCCTCAAGGAGACCCGCCGGGCGACCGACCGCCAGATCGCCCGCATCCGCGCCAACGCCGCCGACCCCGGCGTACGCGAGGAGATGCGGCCCGTCACCGCCCAGCGGCTCACCTCCCTCCTCGAAGCGCTCGAAGGCATCGCCTCCCTGCGCCGCTCGGTGGAGAAACGTGACATCGGCCGGATGCAGGCCCTCGAGTTCTACAACCGGCTCGTCGACCCCTGCTACAGCTTCCTGATCACCCTCCACGCCCTGGAGAACGTGGAGATGGACAAGCAGGGCCGCGCCCTCGTCGGCATCACCCGCGCGCGTGAGCTGCTCTCCCGCGAGGACGCGCTCGTCCTCTCCGCGCTCGTCGCGGACCGCGTCACCGCCCAGGAGATCCGCGAGATATCCGACCTCGTCGCCATCCGCGAGCAGTTCTACGAGGTCAACCTCGAACTCCTGCCCACCGCGGACCGCAACCGCTTCGAGAAGTACTGGCGCAGCCCCGACAGCCAGCCGCTGCGCAACGCCGAGAACGCGATCATCGAACAGGGCCCCACCGACAGCCCGCGCGCCGTCACCCCCGCCTACTGGCAGGACAACGCCAGCCCCGTCCTCGACGACCTGGCCAGGGAGAACACCGCGGCCGGCGACCGCTACCAGGACCGCGTCCAGCCCGCCGCGTACAGCGTCCTCCTCAAGGCCGGTGTCGCCGGAGTCCTCGGCTTCCTCGCCCTGCTCGCCTCGATCGTCATCTCCGTCCGCATCGGCCGCGACCTCATCCGCGACCTGCGCCGCCTCCAGAAGGAGGCCCAGGAGGTCTCCGGCGTACGCCTGCCCAGCGTGATGCGGCGACTCGCCGCGGGCGAACAGGTCGACGTCGGCACCGAAGTCCCCCATCTGGGATACGGACAGGACGAGGTCGGCCAGGTCGGCCAGGCCCTCAACACCCTCCAGCGCGCCGCCGTCGAGGCCGCGGTGAAACAGTCCGAGCTGCGACGCGGCGTCTCCGAGGTGTTCGTCAACCTCGCCCGCCGCAACCAGGTCCTCCTCCACCGCCAGCTCACCCTCCTCGACACCATGGAGCGCCGCACCGAGGACACCGACGAGCTCGCCGACCTGTTCCGGCTCGACCACCTCACCACCCGCATGCGACGGCACGCCGAGGGCCTCGTCATCCTCTCCGGCGCCGCGCCCTCCCGTCAGTGGCGCAAGCCCGTCCAGCTCATGGACGTGGTCCGCGCCGCCGTCGCCGAGGTCGAGGACTACGAGCGCATCGAGGTCCGCCGGCTGCCGCGCCTCGGCGTGGGCGGCCCCGCCGTCGCCGACCTCACCCACCTCATCGCCGAACTCCTCGAGAACGCCACGGTGTTCTCGCCCCCGCACACAGCCGTCCAGGTGCTCGGCGAGCGGGTCGCCAACGGCTTCACCCTGGAGATCCACGACCGCGGCCTCGGCATGAACCCCGACGCCCTGCTCGACGCCAACCTCCGGCTCGCCGAGACCCCCGAGTTCGAGCTCTCGGACACCGACCGGCTCGGCCTCTTCGTGGTCAGCCGGCTCGCCCAGCGCCAGAACGTCCGTGTCTCGCTCCAGACCTCGCCGTACGGCGGGACCACCGCGGTCGTCTTCATCCCGGCCGCACTGCTCACCGACGCGCCCGAGACCCAGGGCGCCGGATTCCGCCTGGACCGTAAGACCCTGGGGCGCACCGGCCCGGCCGACGGCGAGACCGCCGACGACGGCGTCCTGCCCAGCCGTCGCCCGGCGCTCGCCCGGGTTCCGGACGTGACCGGGACACCCGGCCCGCTCGACGGACCCGTCGAGCTGGAGGGGCCGCTCGGCAGCGAGGAGTTCGACGTGCTCCTCGACGGCGCGGCGGACCTCCTCGACACCGAGAGCGAACGCGGCGGCCTCTTCCGCCCCCGTGGCCGGCGGCGCACCGGACTGGCACCGGCGGGCGAACAGCACCAGCAGGCGACGGACCGGGCGAACGGCCCCGGCGAGGAGGAGGACAAGCCCGCCGACGCGGGCGTCCTCGGCCCCGTGCCGCTGCCGCGCCGCCGCACCCCGACCCTGGTCGTGGACCACGGCCGCCGCCTCGACGAGCCGAACCGCGGCCGTGGCGTGGACGAGCCGGACCGCGGACGGTCCCTCCCGGGACAGGACCGTGGCAGGGCCGTCGACGGACAGGATCGGGTCCGGGCCGTCGACGGACCGGACCGGGGCCATGGCATCGACGGACCGGACCGGGGCCGGGGTGTCGACAGGGCCGACCGGAGCCGAGGTGGCGACGGGGCCGACCGGGCCCACGCGCTCCCCGATCTGGACCACCCGCCCATCGGCCGGGCGCACCCCGCCCACGGCCGGGTGACCGAAGGCTTCGGCCGGGTGACGGACGGCCCCGGCGTCGCGGGCCACCACCCCTACGGCAGCGGGCAGGACGACCGGCCGGTGCGGCAGGACGGACGGCCGGTGCCGCCGAGCGGAACCGGCCGTCCCGGCGACCAGCCCGTACCCCCGCGTGGCACCGGCCGGCCGCACGGACTGCCCGGCGCCCCGCGAGGAAACGGCCCCACCCTCGTGCCCGTACCACCGGAGGGCCCCGTACGACCGGAGGGCCTCGTACGACCGGAGGGTCCCGTGCCGCCGTCGGCGAGCCCCGAGCCGTTCGGCGGACTGCCCCGCCGCGTCCGTCAGGCCAGCCTCGCGCCCCAGTTGCGCGCGACCGACGGCCCGGCCGAGCGCGGTACGGGCGGACGCGCCGACGCCCGTACGAGCGGCGGCGCCTCGCCCGCGGACCCCGACTCCTTCGAACGCGACGCGGAGGAGGTACGCGCGCGCATGGCCGCCATGCAGCGCGGCTGGCAGCGCGGACGACAGCACAACGCCGACCCTGACGACCCGACAGCACCTGGAACGACACCCGAGGGGGACGGTCGATGA
- a CDS encoding roadblock/LC7 domain-containing protein — protein sequence MTAPNAAAPSTTSGHGNGNGELNWLLDELVQRVASIRKALVLSGDGLPTGASQDLTREDGEHLAAVASGFHSLAKGVGRHFEAGKVRQTVVELEDAFLFVTAAGDGSCLAVLADADSDVGQVAYEMTLMVKRVGAHLATAPRTGLPAGG from the coding sequence ATGACCGCACCGAACGCCGCAGCACCCAGCACCACCTCCGGCCACGGAAACGGCAACGGCGAGCTGAACTGGCTCCTCGACGAGCTCGTGCAGCGCGTCGCGTCCATCCGGAAGGCCCTGGTGCTCTCCGGCGACGGCCTCCCCACCGGCGCGTCCCAGGACCTGACCCGGGAGGACGGTGAGCACCTGGCCGCCGTGGCCTCCGGCTTCCACAGCCTTGCCAAGGGCGTCGGCCGTCACTTCGAGGCGGGCAAGGTCCGCCAGACGGTCGTCGAGCTGGAGGACGCCTTCCTCTTCGTCACGGCCGCCGGCGACGGCAGCTGTCTGGCCGTGCTCGCCGACGCGGACTCCGACGTCGGCCAGGTCGCCTACGAGATGACGCTGATGGTGAAGCGGGTCGGGGCCCACCTCGCGACGGCCCCCCGGACCGGTCTGCCCGCGGGAGGGTGA
- a CDS encoding DUF742 domain-containing protein has protein sequence MSDAAERNQLNQANRHTEPDQSTAPAHHHWFDDEAGPVVRPYAMTRGRTSAATRHRLDLIAVVVPEPAADDPGRDQTLSPEHVEIVERCSEQPQSIAELAAGLDLPVGVVRVLVGDLVEDELVHVTRPVPPAELPDVSILREVINGLRAL, from the coding sequence ATGAGTGACGCAGCCGAGCGGAACCAGCTGAACCAGGCGAACCGGCACACGGAGCCGGACCAGAGCACCGCCCCGGCCCACCACCACTGGTTCGACGACGAGGCCGGGCCGGTGGTCCGTCCGTACGCGATGACCCGTGGCCGGACGAGCGCCGCCACCCGCCACCGGCTGGATCTGATCGCGGTGGTCGTGCCCGAACCCGCCGCCGACGACCCCGGCCGGGACCAGACCCTTTCCCCCGAGCACGTGGAGATCGTCGAACGCTGCTCCGAGCAGCCCCAGTCGATCGCCGAGCTCGCCGCAGGACTCGACCTCCCCGTCGGGGTGGTCCGGGTGCTCGTCGGTGACCTCGTCGAGGACGAACTCGTCCATGTGACCCGCCCCGTTCCGCCGGCCGAGCTGCCGGACGTGAGCATTCTCCGCGAGGTGATCAATGGCCTTCGGGCGCTCTAG
- a CDS encoding ATP/GTP-binding protein encodes MAFGRSSRKKPYVEPVTLKILVAGGFGVGKTTLVGAVSEIRPLRTEEILSEAGRPVDDLHGVETKTTTTVAMDFGRITLREDLVLYLFGTPGQDRFWFLWDELAQGALGAVVLADTRRLEDSFAAIDYFERRGIPFTVAVNCFEGARRFPAESVRGALDLDPEVELLMCDARDRESVKNVLVAVVEHALVLADRSHATVAP; translated from the coding sequence ATGGCCTTCGGGCGCTCTAGCCGCAAGAAGCCGTACGTCGAGCCGGTGACCCTGAAGATCCTCGTCGCGGGCGGGTTCGGGGTCGGCAAGACGACGCTGGTGGGCGCGGTCAGCGAGATCCGGCCCCTGCGGACCGAGGAGATCCTCAGCGAGGCGGGGCGGCCCGTCGACGACCTGCACGGCGTCGAGACCAAGACGACCACCACGGTCGCCATGGACTTCGGCCGGATCACCCTGCGCGAGGACCTCGTCCTGTACTTGTTCGGCACCCCGGGCCAGGACCGCTTCTGGTTCCTCTGGGACGAGCTGGCACAGGGCGCGCTCGGCGCGGTCGTCCTGGCGGACACCCGCCGACTGGAGGACAGCTTCGCGGCCATCGACTACTTCGAGCGGCGCGGCATCCCGTTCACGGTGGCCGTCAACTGTTTCGAGGGCGCCCGGCGGTTCCCCGCGGAGAGTGTGCGCGGGGCGCTGGACCTGGACCCGGAGGTCGAGCTCCTGATGTGCGACGCCCGGGACCGTGAGTCCGTGAAGAACGTCCTCGTCGCCGTGGTCGAGCACGCGCTCGTCCTCGCGGACCGGAGCCACGCGACGGTCGCCCCCTGA
- a CDS encoding lipid-transfer protein: MHPWGKWGRSFVSYGTVAARAALADAGLDWTDVGSVVGANTMRCGYPGYVAGATFAQALGWQGARVTSVYAACASGAQAIGTARAQILAGLADVVLVVGADATPKGFLAPAGGERPDDPDWLRFRVLGATNPAYFALYARRRMALYGDTPEDFAQVKVKNAAAGALNPLARYRARVSAEQVAASAVVADPLRLLDICATSDGGAALVLSSMDFARGHGHPDPVRVRAVSTVSPTYPKAVLDLPDIATDSAVAVAPAAHSFRASIARAAYEEAGIGPEDLSLAEVYDLSTALELEWYEDIGLCAAGEGAKLLRDGTTALGGRLPVNTSGGLASFGEAVPAQAIAQVCELTWQLRGTAGDRQVPGARVGITANQGLFGHGSAVVAVR; encoded by the coding sequence ATGCATCCGTGGGGCAAGTGGGGGCGGAGTTTCGTCAGTTACGGGACGGTCGCCGCCCGCGCCGCGCTCGCCGACGCCGGCCTGGACTGGACGGACGTGGGTTCCGTCGTCGGCGCGAACACGATGCGCTGCGGGTACCCGGGTTACGTGGCCGGGGCGACGTTCGCCCAGGCCCTCGGGTGGCAGGGGGCGCGCGTCACCAGCGTGTACGCGGCCTGCGCCTCCGGTGCCCAGGCGATCGGGACCGCACGGGCCCAGATCCTCGCCGGACTCGCGGACGTGGTCCTGGTCGTCGGCGCGGACGCGACGCCCAAGGGCTTCCTGGCCCCGGCCGGCGGCGAGCGTCCCGACGACCCGGACTGGCTGCGGTTCCGGGTGCTCGGGGCCACCAACCCCGCGTACTTCGCGCTCTACGCGCGCCGCAGGATGGCCCTGTACGGGGACACGCCCGAGGACTTCGCCCAGGTGAAGGTGAAGAACGCGGCGGCCGGCGCGCTCAATCCGCTCGCCCGCTATCGCGCGCGCGTGAGCGCCGAGCAGGTGGCGGCCTCGGCCGTCGTCGCCGATCCGCTGCGGCTCCTCGACATCTGCGCCACCTCGGACGGAGGCGCCGCGCTCGTGCTGTCCAGCATGGACTTCGCGCGCGGCCATGGGCACCCCGACCCGGTGCGGGTCCGGGCCGTGTCGACGGTCTCCCCCACGTACCCCAAGGCGGTGCTCGACCTCCCGGACATCGCGACCGACTCGGCGGTGGCCGTCGCGCCCGCCGCGCATTCCTTCCGCGCCTCCATCGCGCGTGCCGCCTACGAGGAGGCGGGGATCGGGCCCGAGGACCTGTCCCTCGCCGAGGTCTACGACCTGTCCACCGCTCTGGAGCTGGAGTGGTACGAGGACATCGGGCTGTGCGCGGCCGGCGAGGGCGCCAAGCTGCTGCGGGACGGGACGACCGCGCTCGGTGGACGCCTGCCCGTCAACACCAGCGGCGGGCTGGCCTCGTTCGGGGAGGCCGTTCCCGCCCAGGCGATCGCCCAGGTATGCGAGCTGACCTGGCAGCTGCGGGGTACGGCGGGTGACCGGCAGGTGCCGGGGGCACGGGTCGGCATCACCGCGAACCAGGGGCTGTTCGGGCACGGGTCGGCCGTGGTGGCGGTGCGCTGA
- a CDS encoding zinc ribbon domain-containing protein → MARTRTPVVTGWFTDDTVPTAEFRLLGTRCTACASVFFPRADDVCRNPVCPGGGELAEFPLSPRGRVWSYTDGRYRPPAPYVSDPEAPWEPYTLVAVELAAEAMVVLGQAAPGVTTADLAVGTEVEVVPGVLNEDDEHIWTTWNWRPVAREERS, encoded by the coding sequence ATGGCACGGACACGCACACCGGTGGTGACCGGGTGGTTCACCGACGACACCGTGCCGACTGCGGAGTTCCGGCTGCTCGGGACCCGTTGCACGGCCTGTGCGTCGGTCTTCTTCCCGCGCGCGGACGACGTGTGCCGCAATCCGGTCTGCCCCGGTGGCGGGGAGCTCGCCGAGTTCCCGCTCTCTCCGCGCGGCCGGGTCTGGTCGTACACCGACGGGCGCTACCGTCCGCCCGCCCCGTACGTCTCCGATCCGGAGGCGCCCTGGGAGCCGTACACCCTCGTCGCGGTCGAGCTGGCGGCCGAGGCGATGGTGGTCCTCGGGCAGGCCGCGCCGGGGGTGACGACGGCCGATCTGGCGGTCGGGACGGAGGTCGAGGTGGTGCCCGGGGTCCTCAACGAGGATGACGAACACATCTGGACCACCTGGAACTGGCGGCCCGTCGCACGGGAGGAGCGGTCGTGA
- a CDS encoding M15 family metallopeptidase — translation MTALASAFRTLAVAAAAGLLAVTGAVAAPAPPASAAPEPKAPREFVALDSVDRTIIQEMRYTTEHNFVGEPVDGYRQPLCILTRPAAEALHRAQVRLLARGYTLKVYDCYRPQRAVDHFVRWAKDLADERMKGEFYPLVDKSRLFADGYIAEKSGHSRGSTVDLTIVRLPAVPTRAYVPGERLTECYAPQGERFPDNSVDMGTGYDCFDTLSHTDDARIQGVQRAHRQLLKSTLVEQGFVNLPEEWWHFTFKPEPYPSTFFDFPVARRSVAGH, via the coding sequence ATGACAGCACTTGCTTCCGCTTTCCGTACTCTCGCCGTCGCGGCCGCGGCCGGACTGCTCGCCGTCACGGGCGCCGTCGCCGCCCCCGCTCCCCCGGCGTCCGCCGCGCCGGAGCCGAAGGCGCCACGGGAGTTCGTGGCCCTCGACTCGGTGGACCGGACGATCATTCAGGAGATGCGCTACACGACGGAGCACAACTTCGTGGGCGAGCCGGTGGACGGCTACCGGCAGCCGCTGTGCATCCTGACCCGGCCGGCCGCCGAGGCGCTGCACCGCGCGCAGGTGCGTCTCCTCGCCCGTGGCTACACCCTCAAGGTGTACGACTGCTACCGGCCGCAGCGGGCTGTCGACCACTTCGTGCGCTGGGCGAAGGACCTGGCGGACGAGCGGATGAAGGGGGAGTTCTATCCGCTCGTCGACAAGTCGAGACTGTTCGCGGACGGTTACATCGCGGAGAAGTCCGGGCACAGCCGGGGCTCGACGGTGGATCTGACGATCGTCCGGCTGCCGGCGGTGCCCACGCGCGCGTACGTGCCGGGCGAGAGGTTGACGGAGTGCTACGCGCCACAAGGGGAGCGGTTCCCGGACAACTCCGTGGACATGGGCACCGGGTACGACTGCTTCGACACGCTCTCGCACACCGACGACGCCCGGATCCAGGGCGTGCAGCGGGCCCATCGGCAGCTGCTCAAGAGCACGCTCGTCGAGCAGGGCTTCGTGAACCTGCCCGAGGAGTGGTGGCACTTCACCTTCAAGCCGGAGCCGTACCCGAGCACGTTCTTCGACTTCCCGGTGGCGAGGAGGTCGGTGGCCGGTCACTGA